GaactttcagtgtatacacactaagAAATATACACCACTTGCTTTATGTATCCCGTGTTAGCTAGTATTTTTCCTCTCAATGGAGGAATTAACGAAGAGATCTTTTATTCCACTTATGTTCATTTCTCTCGCtttaacctacacacacacacacacacacacacacacacacatatatatatatatatactgtattttcAAGGGAACTCTTTCTGTCCGTGTACCGTTTCAGAAGACTTCTTGGTCAGCAAGGTCTTCGTGCTCAGGTTTATAATCAGTTATTAATAATTGCTGGCCCTGACCTTGCTGTCTCCTCGACCAGCCAGACCTAGTATGCTGTGTCGTGTCGTGTATAATGTGTCTTGGTATATTCCAGTACATTTACGGATGTCCTTCACCGAGAAATCAGGTCACATATCTACGTCATAGAACAGGTGCGCTGTTAAGACCTATATCACAACCCATTCCAGCCTCCTAGTCCACACCTTAAGCCATGACAGCCTTTCAGTTTACATCTCTAACCATAACACCCTCCCAATCTACAGCTTAATCCATACCAGCTTTGCAGTCTGTCACTAACTACAAGAACCTCCCAGTCCACACCTTAAGCCATGATATCATACCTTCCCACATCCCACATGCAGTGACGTGCAGTGGCTCTCAGGAAGACAAGAACACGTTGACAAGATCGTTTGTGTGTGTCATAACATAGATCTCAAACCGAATCTAATTCGCGTCTTATTTATGAAAATCAACGCTCATAATAATGCCAAAATACAATTTCCGCCATCTTTAACTAAAAATAAATCATAATAAGAATGTTCTTAGTATAGCTTAAAGAAGCAGTAATTAAGTCTATCATCTTAACAATAATGACAATATGTATTTGACTGAGTGTTCCATGCATCTTCAACTCTGTTTCCATTGTTTCGTGTTCCCTCTTGCTTGAATACTCtatttatgactcacgaaatcgtaatgacacgattgcaaacaaaccataccacgggtggggtttgaacccgcggttcaaaccccacccgtggtatggtttgtttactctATTTATATCTCCGTGCGTGTACTATATACAAATAAAGTGCAAAAGATACTTTATAATACGTTGGGTTGAGTTCTATAATATGATGGTTGTGGCTGACGACGCCAGTTCTTCTGAAGATCTTTGTGGGTTTTATTCACTAAAATTGTGATACGAGAGAAAATCTGCTAAATTACCAACATTAATCAGATTTAAATTTTGAGCTTTACCCCATACAGGGGAAGCATCACCCTGCCAAGGGAAGTTCCAGAAGCCCTTTCATGCAGGGGGAAAATCCCCCTGCCGGAGGAAGTTCCAGAAGTCACTTCTTGCAAGGGAAGAATCACCCTGCCAGAAGAAGTTCCAGATGCCTCTCCTTCCCCTGTGACCTCGTGACGTCATGTTGAGGGTGGGGCCCCGGGGTCACTCTGGCACTATATaacaccagtacccagtgccaGTCCTCACTTGCCTCCCGTCGCCGCTGCTTCACTATGGCTCTCAAGGTATGTCACCAGAATTATCACTTTtcacgaagcgctaaacccacaagaaccatattgcacctgcaaaatggaaggcaatcaaAGCTACCAGATATATTCCCTCACCTATTTTTGCCTCTCATGTACTCACGAATGGCCTCGTAGGCCCTGTCGTACCCATTCTTAAAACTTTGTACGAAATCTGCTTCATTACTTCCTAATCGTTCCACTTCGTAAATATTTTTCCTGATTTATTTGTCGTAAATTTAAATCAGCTTGTTTGCCATCTTGTGGCCGATCCTGAACTGTCGAACAGTATTCTGGCTAATGGAATACTCAGAgtatcttgataaattagacacgtgtgcaacacttgggtatcttcattgtggaaacgtttcgccacacggtggcttcatcagtccaatacaaaaaggaaaagtgaagatcagaaggagtttgaggtaatcagtcccttaggctgagggactgattacaagaCAATATACGTTGTATATTGTCTTGTAATCAATATACGATGTTGAAATTTAGAACGTTTGGTTTGAGGCTGGGGAGTCCATTAGGTGTTGCGTTTACTCCTGGATCCTTTATCGATTTATGGTTTGTAACTTCTTCTGTCCTAAGTATCTTTCCAGTGCCTGGTTGTCTTCTTCgaattttataattttgcacttacTGGGGTTGAGGCTAAATAATTACACGTTTGACTATTCGCGTGGTCTGCGCTGGTCTACTTGTGACTTGGTCTACTTGTGACCTGGTCTACTTGTGACCTGGTCTACTTGTGACCTGGTCTACTTGTGACCTGGTCTACTTGTGACCTGGTCTACTTGTGACCTGGTCTACTTGTGACCTGGTCTACTTGTGACCTGGTCTACTTGTGACCTGATAATCTCAGGTGTTTACTCTCAATATATAACACTTGTCAGCACTAATGTAGTTCTCTATCACTAATTAAGTTGGATCTCTAAAAGTCAGGTCCCTCAGGCAGGTTCCATTTCTCCCACTCCATATCCTTGTAAATAAAGTTTCCAATGAGTAATAATTTTGCTTTGTCACTGTGGGCTCTATTTGTCAATTCCTCTATAGAAGATATAATGAGCCTCTTATTTCTCTTCGTGTTCCTACCTCAGTCTTCTGCTTGTGAGTCGGGGATCTTTGATTGCCTTAACTTCAACCTTATATTTTTCTGCCATTATAGTAACATCTACGGAGTCATAATTCTCACTTCTCCCTATCTTTCTCATTTTCTAAAAGCTTCATTTTCCTTActagaaaatattattttattcaCGAAAACAATACAGTATATTAAGCACCATCTTTGACCAGTATTGGTGCAAATTGCTCAGGTTGAGCCAATTTAACCAAACTTCTTAGCAAGAGGATGAGCTAAAGGTGGTAGGCATTTATTGTTGGTTAAAGTTCATCTACTGGATATAACGAAActaagatgatgaattagacacttgagGAGAGGTTTCGAAAATTAAACATGGTTTGGGGAAGATGAAGGGTGAAGAGTTTCAACTAGACTtcatgtttaaatttttttttcctcctaGGCTTATGTATTGGCTGTCCTTGTGGCCGCCACCCTCGCTCGGCCCGACAAGCGACCCTCCTTTGGCCCCCCACCGTCCACTTATAATGCTCCAAGTCCTGTACCCACCTACAGCGCCCCATCCCCTGCACCCACCTATAACGCCCCTGCTCCTGCTCCCATTTATGGCACTCCAGCTCCAGTGGTGAGTTCTTACAATAATGTCAAAGTTAAATTTTAGCTAACCTATAGAGTCATGTCTAATATTTCCTCATAAATCTActaaacaaataattactttaGCTTTtacgatttaaaaaaaaaataatctgtaTTAAGGGAAGCTACTCATATGCTATTCTTCATCAGGCTCCTCCTAAATATGACTTCAACTGGGCCGTAAATGACCAGTACTCTGGTAACGACTTCGGTCACCAAGAATCCCGCGACGGCTACGATACCCAGGGATCTTACTACGTGCTGCTTCCCGACGGTCGTCGTCAGAATGTGGCCTACACTGTCAACGGCGACTCTGGCTTCATTGCTGAAGTTACCTACGAGGGGGAAGCCCAGTACCAAGCACCTCAGCCTACCTACGGCGCTCCTTCACCCCAACCTACTTACAGTGCTCCTACACCCCAGCCTACTTACAGTGCTCCTACACCCCAGCCCATTTACGGACCTCCAGTTCCTCAGTCCGTATATGGCGCTCCATAATTTCCCTCTCCAATTTGCAATTGAATACTGAATACTATGCCTTGTAATTTATTTACTTGATTTATATTTTTCAAAACAAAGATTGTAATGCAATTCCAAAAAATAAACGAAAATTTACATACATTTATTTGATGTACCAGCATAATTGTGCTCTACctattctgtggacggtagttgaAAGATCTGAGACACATTTTTGAGGATTAATGCACATGTGTATCAGTTGATTATCTTTACtaatgaaacgtttcgtctacacactaggcttcttcagtcaaatacagaggaagcaggtgtactagtgaaataaagataatgTAATCATTCCATCAACCTTGGAAACAAATTGAGTTCAgctaagatttcgttcggatttttaaccccggagggttagccacccaggataacccaagaaagtcagtgcgtcatcgaggactgtctaacttatttccattggggtccttaatcttgtcccccaggatgcgacccacaccagtcgactaacacccaggtacctatttgatgctaggtgaacaggacaacaggtgtaaggaaacgtgtcgaaatgtttccacccgccgggaatcgaacccgggccctccgtgtgtgaagcgggagctttagccaccaggccaccgggccaccgcagctgtgtcttaatcttcaacttcacggtattttataccatattcAACAAGATACAATTTTCTTTTAACTGGTCACCTCTGATATTTATGCTGTGAATAGGCTATAGGATGTTTGGGTGATATTTCTGGTAATTTGTGTGTTCAGCAATGTAGACCATATCAAAGAATTCTGGAAAATCTCTGAGAGATCAAACTGTCTACGAGGAGTACATATTATCATCTCTCGAATTTGTAATCTGTGCTACACTTCACAACTACCTAAACTAGCTGAATTACACAGCTGTGTGTTAATCACTTGCCTTAGACCATATGTCGTTCTAAAATTTATATTCTAGCTATAAAGACCCTTATGATATAATCTAGCACCAGTTGTCTCTAACTGCTCCCGTCCTCACAGGTTCAGTCTCTGTCCCGGTAGTAGTGACTTGTAATTTAACAGAATTTGTTATAAAATGAGTTTTGCTTTATAAATGTCCTGTCTTATTCACTTTTTAATGAAATCACATCTCAAAAAAATCGTCCTTGAGACGTTTTATTCACTACATGACGTCAAGTGACGGGatcttcctgtctgtctcctatCCAAGTCCTACTATAAAggtctggtatatatatatatatatatatatatatatatatatatatatatatatatatatatatatatatatatatatatatatatatatatatatatatatatatatatatatatatatacatatatatatatatgtatatatatatatgtatatatatatatatatatatatatatatatatatatatatatatatatatatatatatatatatatgtttgataggagtgaatggaaacaaatggtttttaatacttgacgtgctgttggagtgtgagcaaagtaacatttatgaagggattcagggaaaccggcaggccggacttgagtcctggagatgggaagtacagtgcctgcactctgaagcaggggtgttaatgttgcagtttaaaaactgtagtgtaaagcacccttctggcaagacagtgatggagtgaatgatggtgaaagtttttctttttcgggccaccctgccttggtgggaatcggccagtgtgataatatatatatatatatatatatatatatatatatatatatatatatatatatatatatatatatatatatatatatatattattgtaaccacgaacgagtggtatttaataacaacactgcgactagccgaggattcgaacccatgtctttttaacccgcctcatggtgagcgaaaatcgcatgatgctctaacccacaggaccaccaaatccttcaagaatcaagcacccagcagagctgggtgcttgattcttgggTGCAGAGTATTAAGTattcaagcacccagcagagctgggTTCTTGATCCGaatacatacggtggtgtgggtgcctcagagctaatttcattctactccccgtttggtgtgcTACTctacacaagcagtatatatattactgtacccACTAACGATTGGTATTTAATAatcaacaacactgcgactagccgggggatcgaacccgtgttgttatagcccgcctcatggtgagcgaaaattccacaAGGCTCTAACCCGCggaaccatacaatcctacaagaatcacacaccgagcagagctaggtgttttaccttgatccgaagacatatggtggtgtgggtgccttagagctaatttcattctactccccgtttggtgtgcTAGCCTCCACACACAGtacatatattattgtacccacgaacgagtggtatttaatcaataacaaaacTGTGACTAgctgggggatcgaacccgtgttgttttaaccCGCCTCGTGGTGAGCGACAATTCCACGACACTAACCCACGAGAATCATGCACCCAGTAgggctaggtgttgtaccgtgatccgaggacataagatggtgtgggcagtgttgttattgattaaatgccactcgtttgtggttacgATATATACtgtttgtggaggctagtacaccaaacaaggaGTAGAATAAATTTAGTTGTGATGTACCCGCACTACCGTATGTCCTCGGCACactgtacaacacctagctcttctGGGTGTGTTCTTTGTAGGAATGGATGGTCCAgcgggttagagcgtcgtggaattCTCGCTCATCAGgaagcgggctaaaacaacacgggttcgatcccctggctagtcgcagtattgttattaaTTAAATACAGCTCGTACGTGGGTacaatacgatatatatatatatatatatatatatatatatatatatatatatatatatatatatatatatgcaataagatcacagtaaacaggtgatttcagaatatgcaaaacaaccactctgaaagaatagagaaattccaagcgctttcgtgactactcacattatcaaggaactatatatatatatatatatatatatatatatatatatatatatatattcaataacaTAAAATCTCAGTTGAAGTGTGTGACGAGTCTCATTCTTTAATACATTCTACTGTACATGTAGCATTTTTATATTAGTGTGAGTATATAATGGTATTTGCATAAGTGTTAAATATGAGAATCAACATATTTAATGTAATATGTAAGAGACAGTGCTAAATCAAAATATTGTAATCACTTGAGAATCAAAAGAGAATATAAATGATAAATACCAACGGTTGGTTAAAAAATGTATTATGATAACAGTAAACATGAAAGATAATGCGAGGATAAAAGGACATAATAGGCGAAGATAAGAAGTTAATAAAGCTTAGAAAGATTAACATATTTATGACGTGTTTATATCACTAAAATAATTAGAGTTTCTGGGAAGATACAGATCATATATTGTATTTATGAATTTCTAAACTAACTTACTTCCAACGACAATTTTATTTTCCTTGAACGAAACTTTTTGATTCACTAACATACCTGGATGAAAGACAAACTTCCATCTATACCTAAACATAACTTATATCCTTACACTTTGGAGCAGAAATACCTCATATAGGAAACTGGTCAGTAAACTCAAAATACAGAAGAGGCAGCAAGGTGAACTTGTCAAAGGAAGACTCGGAAGCCTTTCATTCTCCTGCAACCTCGTGACGTCACATGGCACGCTGTGCCCCAGGGTCACTCTGGCACTATATAACACCAGTGTTCGATGCCagtcctcagttccttccagtcGTCGCTGCTTCACTATGGCTCTCAAGGTACATTTTCCCGCAGCAGCTTAAGCAACGTCTCGGTGATCAGATAAAAAAATTATAAAGTTAAGCTTTAAATTAATGTGAATGTTTAACGATAAAACAGTTTGTATACATCGAAGATAAAAAGTGTATATGCCTCAAGGTTAGACATTGTATTTATATCACAGTTTTGTATTTCACAATCTTTTCAGGTTTGTATATTGGCTGTTCTTGTGGGCGTCACCCTCGCTGGGCCCGACAAACGACCCTCCTTTGGACCCCCACCTTCCACTTATAATGCTCCAAGCCCTATACCCACCTATAGCGCCCCGTCCCCTGCACCCACCTACAGCGCCCCATCCCCTGCACCCACCTACAGCGCACCATCCCCTGCACCCACCTATAACGCCCCTGCTCCTGCTCCCATCTATGGCACTCCAGCTCCAGTGGTGAGTTCTTTAGTATAATATCAAAGTTAAATTTCAGCTAATCTCTAGATCTAGCCATATCGAATATTTCTCATAAATCTACTAAACAAACATTTACTTTAGTATTTACGATTAAAAAATAAATTGTATTAAGGGAAGCTACTTACATGCTATTCTTCATCAGGCTCCTCCTAAATATGACTTCAACTGGGCCGTAAATGACCAGTACTCTGGTAACGACTTCGGTCACCAAGAATCCCGCGACGGCTACGATACCCAGGGATCTTACTACGTGCTGCTTCCCGACGGTCGTCGTCAGAATGTGGCCTACAATGTCAACGGCGACTCTGGTTTCATTGCTGAAGTTACCTACGAGGGGGAAGCCCAGTACCAAGCACCCCAGCCTACCTACGGCGCTCCATCACCCCAGCCTATTTATAGAGCTCCTACACCCCAGCCTACTTACAGTGCTCCTACACCCCAGCCTACTTACAGTGCTCCTACACCCCAGCCTACTTACAGTGCTCCTGCACCCCAGCCTACTTACAGTGCTCCCACACCCCAGCCAATCTACGGACCTCCAGTTCCTCAGTCCGTATATGGCGCCCCATAACTCTCCTCTCGCCTCTTGTACCTATGCTCCAGTTTACAACGAAATGCTTAATACTCTGTCTTGTAATTTATTTGCTAGATATATAATTTTCAAAACAAAAGTTGTAATGCAATTCCAAAAATAAACGTTAACTTGCATACATTTATTTCATGAACCAGCATCACTGTGCTCTTCCTTTATATTCTGTGAAAGATAGTTGAGTGATCAGAGACAGTTTTCCTTAAACTGATCACTTCTGGTATTTATGCTCTAAAAAGGCTTCATAATGCTTGGTTAGGATTACAGGTAATTTGTGTGTTCATCAACGTTTATCATGTTAAAGAATTCTCGAAAATCTTTGAAATATCGTAATATTTACTTAGCGTACATGTTATCGTCTTTCGAATATATAAACTGTTTAACACTTCACAACTACTTAAACTACGGGAATTGCACATCCGTGTGGTAATCACTTGCCGTAGAGAATATGCGTTCTAAAATTTATGTTCCAGTTATAAAGACCTGCATGATACAGTCTAATACCAGTTGCCTCTAACTGTTCCCGTCCTTACAGAGTCAGCCTCTGTCCCGGTAGTAGTGACTTGTAGTTTAACAGAATTTGTCATAAAGTGAGTTTTGCTCTATAAATGTCCTATCTTATTCACTTTTCAATGAAATCACATCTCAAAAAATCGTCCTTGAGGCGTTTTATTCATTAACTTCATGACGTTAAGTGACGGGATCTTCCTTTCTGGCTCCTATCCAAGTCCTACTATAAAggtctggtatatatatatatgtacttatatatatatatatatatatatatatatatatatatatatatatatatatatatatatatatatatatatatataagtacatcggccaattcccaccGAGGAAGAGTGACCCATCCTTCAGATTGCAAgctctgtacttcacacctccagtactcaagtccgactaaccgatttcccttaatgccttcataaatgatactttgctcacattccaacagcatgtcaaggcataaaagccatttgtctccaatcGCGCCTAACACGCTCATACACGATTGCTGGAAGTCCACgtacctcgcacacaaaacctcctataccctcccccctcactccaacctttcgtgagacgacccctaccccaccttcctttcgctacagatttatgcaccattcaagtcattctattttattccaccctctctaaatgtccgattcacgtcaacaacccctcctcagccctctgaataatactttttgaAACCCCACACCTTTTAACCTCCAAGCTATGGATtctatgcattatattcacaccatgcaTTCCCCTCACACAacgtctctactgcctccagccttcttgttgcaggattcaccacccatgcttcgcaaCCATATAAGATTGGTAGTAC
The window above is part of the Cherax quadricarinatus isolate ZL_2023a chromosome 72, ASM3850222v1, whole genome shotgun sequence genome. Proteins encoded here:
- the LOC138854855 gene encoding cuticle protein 7-like is translated as MALKAYVLAVLVAATLARPDKRPSFGPPPSTYNAPSPVPTYSAPSPAPTYNAPAPAPIYGTPAPVAPPKYDFNWAVNDQYSGNDFGHQESRDGYDTQGSYYVLLPDGRRQNVAYTVNGDSGFIAEVTYEGEAQYQAPQPTYGAPSPQPTYSAPTPQPTYSAPTPQPIYGPPVPQSVYGAP
- the LOC138854856 gene encoding cuticle protein 8-like, which translates into the protein MALKVCILAVLVGVTLAGPDKRPSFGPPPSTYNAPSPIPTYSAPSPAPTYSAPSPAPTYSAPSPAPTYNAPAPAPIYGTPAPVAPPKYDFNWAVNDQYSGNDFGHQESRDGYDTQGSYYVLLPDGRRQNVAYNVNGDSGFIAEVTYEGEAQYQAPQPTYGAPSPQPIYRAPTPQPTYSAPTPQPTYSAPTPQPTYSAPAPQPTYSAPTPQPIYGPPVPQSVYGAP